The segment ATTATCGTCCAGGGACTTCCCAAGATAACCTCATTTATACCCGTCAACAATTGCAGCAAACGGGACAATTAAAACCGGGGGGATGGATGGGAGGACTCAGAACCGAAACCCTCCGTAAAGGAGAAGAAAATGCCCTCGGATATTTCTATTGGTTAGTGATGGGAACGACGGATTCTCAGCTAGGAGATGGGGTCAAAAAACCTAATCCTAACCATCGTTTTCTGTCGGGGTTAGAGTCACCCATGGGGACAAAACATGGGTTGTCTAAATATCCCTATATGCGAGAAGCAAGGCGAATTATTGGACGAACGTCTTTTGCTTATGAAGACGGGTTTATGGTGACAGAAGTAGATATTTCTCGCCGTAATTATCAAGATGAGTATTACCGAAACACCCTTTCTCCTGATGTCTATCGCCGTCTCCATGCGACGATTACGGGTTATGAAGGGTTTGGTATTTTGAGTGGGAAATTAGACCCGAATACGGTAGTCCGACGCAAGCGATCAACCATTTATCCTGACTCAGTAGGAATCGGTCACTATGCCATTGATTTTCACCCTTGTATGACGGAATCTCCTCCAGAAAAACCCAAAAATACGGAACGAAAAGGCGAAAGACGAGGCGCAGGACAATCCTATCCTTTCCAAGTTCCTTTACGCGCAATGATTCCCCAAAAAATTGATAATTTGTTAGTCGCTGGTAAGAGTATTGCCGTGAGTCATATTGCTGCCGCGGCCTATCGCGTACACTCCTTTGAATGGTCATCTGGGGCTGCTGCTGGAACGGTTGCAGCATTTGCTTTAGATCAAAAAGTATTACCCTATCAATTAGTGAAAGAACCGATTTTTCGGTCGGAAAATTTACTAAAATTAAGGCAAAAATTAGATCAAAATGGCAACCCGACGACCTTTCCTGATACCTCAATTTTTAATAATAATTGGGATGATTGGCGATAGGTTTGTCATAATATAAGTAATTAGACAAACTTAATTATCCCAATTGGTAGGGGCGGGTTTTTTCTAATCATTATGGTTCTCGTAAGTCAGTTCAATAAACCCGCCGTGCTGTATGGCACTATCCAAAAAGTAAGGGTCAACGGCCGTTGACCCTTACAGGAAAAGTGCGATCGCTATCTCCTCTACTCTCATAAGCCGATGAAACAAATTTTTACATCAATTGTACTGTTCGCTTTATTGTTAACTGTTAATCAATCTGTTGTGAGTCAAACTAACTTTCAACAAGAGATTTTAACGGCACACAATAAATATCGTCAAAAGGTTAATGTCTCTCCTTTAATTTGGTCTAATCAGTTAGCTAATGATGCTCAACAATGGGCGAATTATTTAGCATCATTAGGAGGCAGAAAATTACAACATGATTCTAACACAAACGGACAGGGCGAAAATCTCTGGTTAGGGACATCAAAGCGATTCAGTTATACTCAAATGGTTGATGGTTGGGGACAAGAAAAACAGTATTTAACCTCTCGACGATTTACCCTTGAGACTGTTAGTTCTACTGGTAATTGGTCAGATGTGGGTCATTACACTCAAATCGTTTGGAAGAATACCAAAAAAGTCGGCTGTGCTACATCAAAAGCGGGTGGTAATGATATTTTAGTTTGTCGTTATAGTCCCCAAGGTAATATTATTGGTCAACCTATTTATTAATTAATATGAATGATTTTGACTTTGACCCCAATGGTAGGGGCAAATTACTATTGTAATGTCCTATAGCACTACGAAAAAAAAGAGAGATGCTATTAAAAACATCTCTCAAAATATAGCATTTCTCACTCTGATGAGGTACACTTAACACCTAGATGGTTGACGGGCGTGGAAACCACGCCCCTACTTTGTATCTCACGAGCCTGGGAATTGCCATAAGTGAGGATAAACCTTAATTAAGACCGATGACTAACGGTTTTAAATTGCTCAAAGATCTGGCAAAATTCCTCATAGCTTAATTCCTGATCGCCACTGGTATCAGCTAACTTCAACATTTCCTCAATTTCAGAATCAGACAGTCCTGTATCGATGTCTCTCAAACACAATCGTAATTCTTCGAGACTAATATTCCCTGATCCATCCGTATCAAAGAAACGGAATCGTTGTAACATAGCTTCTTCTGGGGTATCAGTTAAATCTCGGTGAATTAAGTTAGTAAATTCAACAAAGGTGAGACTATTACTGTTAGGACGACCCGTGATCAAATCGACAATTTCTCGCAGTCTTTCCGAGGAATAAGACCGACCAACTGCCCGTAATAAAGCGTGCAATTCGGCAACAGATAAGGCATTATTTCCATCCTTATCAAACTTCTTGAAGGTCTGTTCATAGAAGGCCATTTGTTTTTGATCGATTGCCCCAATATTACAAGAAACCCCTTGTTTTCCTTGTGCGATCGCATCTAAATGTTCAATGGCACTCAAGGTATAAGCCATAGTTTGCCATAATTGATTGGGATTGGAATGAATCAAGATTTCTTGTTCTTCTTCAGGGGTAATGGAATATTCTTCCCGTATCGCTTGAACCGCTTTTAATTCGTCGGCGGATAATTTTTTGAGGACTTCATTGAAGTAATCGAAGGATTTTTGTCCGGTCATGACATCAAAGAGATCCAAGACCATAGCTTGATGAGGATGATCTTTTGATGACTCAACAATGGTATCCAAAAGGGCTTGACGATAGCTTTCTTGACGTAACCAATCTTCATGATTCTTGCGGTTAACAATATCAAGAACGCTAGGATTTTCTACCTCAAGTTCGGTGACAATTAATCCATGTTCTTCGTCGGTAAGATTCAATTCAACCCGCATATGTCGGAAAAACTCAAGACTCTCCGCAGCATCAACATAGCCTTCATTTAATGCGTCTTTTAGAATGGCTTTATAGGCCTGCAATTGTTTTTCCTTATCAAAGCCAGGTAAAATCTTAG is part of the Rippkaea orientalis PCC 8801 genome and harbors:
- a CDS encoding CAP family protein encodes the protein MSQTNFQQEILTAHNKYRQKVNVSPLIWSNQLANDAQQWANYLASLGGRKLQHDSNTNGQGENLWLGTSKRFSYTQMVDGWGQEKQYLTSRRFTLETVSSTGNWSDVGHYTQIVWKNTKKVGCATSKAGGNDILVCRYSPQGNIIGQPIY